One window from the genome of Eucalyptus grandis isolate ANBG69807.140 chromosome 7, ASM1654582v1, whole genome shotgun sequence encodes:
- the LOC104453921 gene encoding uncharacterized protein LOC104453921: protein MATATPPPSPPPPPPPADFWTVLSESQRILKAHSRHFLALSVLFLLPLSFCVAAYPTLHRLLLSSFSSSSSSDLYHAQALLRRSPLLNQPAEHHQSSVDASSVLVSVGYSCFLTLLSICATCSITYSVVQGFYGRPVKLPAAIKSIGTSFFPLLATLICTQAITSSIVIGSGILGFLILKGAELAIGHEISYSSPYFLGLAAAIAVALVLMLAYLQVQWGLVNVVVVAELSYGFAPLRRSAYLVKGMRGVALSLTLFFGVLSGFVVCIGTLSTSESVIDGNEWRRWYFVAQIVSTSSCLTVLMQLSLAATVVLYMYCKALHGELAIEIAEEFAREYVSLPFDDEKVLCRARLIDP, encoded by the coding sequence ATGGCGACGGCGACACCACCACCTTcaccgcctcctccgccgccgccggctgaCTTCTGGACCGTGTTATCGGAATCGCAGCGCATACTCAAAGCCCACTCCCGCCACTTCCTCGCCCTCTCCGtgctcttcctcctccccctctccTTCTGCGTCGCCGCCTACCCCACTCTCCACcgcctcctcctcagctccttctcctcctcctcctcctccgacctGTATCACGCCCAGGCCCTCCTCCGCCGCTCCCCCCTCCTCAATCAACCGGCCGAACACCACCAAAGCAGCGTCGACGCGAGCAGCGTCCTCGTCAGCGTGGGGTACAGCTGCTTCCTCACGCTCCTGTCCATCTGCGCCACGTGCTCCATCACCTACAGCGTCGTGCAGGGGTTCTACGGCCGGCCGGTCAAGCTCCCGGCGGCGATCAAGTCCATCGGGACGTCCTTCTTCCCGCTCTTGGCCACGCTCATCTGCACCCAAGCCATCACCTCCTCGATCGTGATCGGTTCCGGAATCTTAGGGTTCTTGATCCTCAAAGGGGCCGAACTCGCTATCGGACACGAAATCAGCTATTCCTCGCCTTACTTTCTCGGATTAGCTGCGGCGATCGCGGTGGCCCTGGTGCTGATGCTGGCGTATCTGCAAGTGCAGTGGGGTCTGGTGAACGTGGTCGTGGTGGCCGAATTGAGCTACGGGTTCGCTCCGCTGCGGCGGAGCGCTTATCTGGTGAAGGGGATGAGAGGCGTGGCGCTGTCGCTGACGCTGTTCTTCGGAGTTCTGTCGGGGTTTGTGGTGTGTATTGGTACTCTGTCGACTTCGGAATCGGTAATCGATGGGAACGAATGGAGGCGCTGGTACTTCGTGGCCCAGATCGTGTCGACGTCGAGCTGCCTCACGGTGCTGATGCAGCTCAGCCTGGCCGCGACCGTGGTGCTGTACATGTACTGCAAGGCTCTGCACGGAGAGCTGGCCATTGAGATCGCCGAGGAGTTCGCGAGGGAGTACGTTAGTCTGCCCTTCGATGACGAGAAGGTCTTATGTCGCGCACGCTTGATCGATCCGTGA
- the LOC104453922 gene encoding uncharacterized protein LOC104453922 produces the protein MATATPPPLSPPPPSQPPPRAADFRTVLSESRRMLKAHSRHFLVLYVLFLLPLSLCVAAYPILHRLLLSSFSSFSDPYHVQALLRRSPLLNQPAEHHQSSVDPRSVLVSVGYSCFLTLLFICATCSITYSVVQVFYGRPVKLPSAIKSIGTSFFPLLATLICTQAITSSIVIGSGILGFLILKGAELAIGHEISYSSPYFLGLAAAIAVALVLVLAYLQVQWGLANVVVVVESSYGFAPLRRSAYLVKGMRGVALSLTLYFGLLWGLLLCIGTLWTSESVIDGNEWRRRSFVAQIGWTSSCLTTLMQLSLLTMLMQLSLAATVVLYMYCKALHGELAMKIAEEFAREYVSLPFDEEKVPHVVYVAHA, from the coding sequence ATGGCAACGGCGACACCACCACCACtttcgccgccgccaccgtcgcaACCGCCGCCGCGGGCGGCTGACTTCCGGACCGTGTTATCCGAATCGCGGCGCATGCTCAAAGCCCACTCCCGCCACTTCCTCGTCCTCTACGtgctcttcctcctccccctctccctctgcGTCGCCGCCTACCCCATTCTCCACcgcctcctcctcagctccttctcctccttctcggACCCGTATCACGTCCAGGCCCTCCTCCGGCGCTCCCCCCTCCTCAATCAACCGGCCGAACACCACCAAAGCAGCGTCGACCCGAGGAGCGTGCTCGTCAGCGTGGGGTACAGCTGCTTCCTCACGCTCCTGTTCATCTGCGCCACGTGCTCCATCACCTACAGCGTCGTCCAGGTGTTCTACGGCCGGCCGGTCAAGCTCCCGTCGGCGATCAAGTCCATCGGGACGTCCTTCTTCCCGCTCTTGGCCACGCTCATCTGCACCCAAGCCATCACCTCCTCGATCGTGATCGGTTCCGGAATCTTAGGGTTCTTGATCCTCAAAGGGGCCGAACTCGCTATCGGACACGAAATCAGCTATTCCTCGCCTTACTTTCTCGGATTAGCTGCGGCGATCGCGGTGGccctggtgctggtgctggcgTATCTGCAAGTGCAGTGGGGTCTGGCGAACGTGGTCGTGGTGGTCGAATCGAGCTACGGGTTCGCTCCGCTGCGGCGGAGCGCTTATCTGGTGAAGGGGATGAGAGGCGTGGCGCTGTCGCTGACGCTGTACTTCGGACTTCTGTGGGGGCTTTTGTTGTGTATTGGTACTCTGTGGACTTCGGAATCGGTAATCGATGGGAACGAATGGAGGCGCCGGTCTTTCGTGGCCCAGATCGGGTGGACGTCGAGCTGCCTCACGACGTTGATGCAGCTCAGCCTGCTCACGATGCTGATGCAGCTCAGCCTGGCCGCGACCGTGGTGCTGTACATGTACTGCAAGGCTCTGCACGGAGAGCTGGCCATGAAGATCGCCGAGGAGTTCGCGAGGGAGTACGTTAGTCTGCCCTTCGATGAAGAGAAGGTCCCTCACGTGGTTTATGTCGCGCATGCTTGA
- the LOC104453919 gene encoding cytokinin hydroxylase — protein MAMEVLTAISILVVLLSLLIKGAYKTFSWYWWRPRRIKKIMERQGVSGPRPRFLVGSISDMASLVAKSTSDDMDSISHDLVPRLLPHYVLWSQQYGKRFMYWHGSEPRMCLTETELIKEFLSKYSTLSGKSWLQQQGVKHFIGKGLLMANGDDWYHQRHIVAPAFLGDKLKSCAGYMVECTDQMLQSLRKAVDSGQTEFEISEYMVRLTADIISRTEFDSSYEKGKQIFHLLTLLQPLCAQASRHLCLPGSRFFPSKYNREIKSLKMEVERLLMEIIQSRRDCVEIGQSSSHGNDLLGMLLDEMQKKRSGRGFSLNLQLIMDECKTFFFAGHDTTALLLTWTVMLLASNPSWQERVREEVAQVCNGADPSVEHLSKLTLLNMVINESLRLYPLATVLPRTAFEDIKLGDLHIPKGLSIWIPVLAIHHSEELWGKDANEFNPERFASKAFVPGRFLPFAMGPRNCVGQSFALMEAKIILAMLISRFSFTISDSYRHAPVIVLTIKPKYGVQICLKPLNL, from the exons atggcCATGGAGGTCCTAACAGCCATATCGATTTTGGTCGTACTCTTGAGTCTGCTAATTAAGGGTGCTTACAAGACCTTCTCGTGGTACTGGTGGAGGCCGAGACGCATCAAGAAAATAATGGAGAGGCAAGGAGTGAGTGGCCCAAGACCTCGCTTCCTGGTTGGCAGCATCTCGGACATGGCCTCCCTTGTCGCCAAGTCCACCTCCGACGACATGGACTCCATCAGCCATGACCTCGTTCCCCGCCTCTTGCCCCATTACGTCCTCTGGTCACAGCAATACG GAAAACGTTTCATGTACTGGCATGGGAGTGAGCCGCGGATGTGCCTCACTGAGACTGAGCTGATCAAGGAATTCCTATCCAAATACAGCACTTTATCCGGGAAGTCGTGGCTGCAACAGCAAGGGGTGAAGCATTTCATCGGGAAGGGACTCCTGATGGCGAACGGTGACGATTGGTACCACCAACGCCACATCGTCGCCCCCGCCTTCCTGGGAGACAAGCTCAAG AGCTGTGCGGGGTATATGGTGGAGTGCACTGACCAGATGCTCCAATCGCTAAGGAAGGCAGTGGACTCGGGCCAGACCGAGTTTGAGATCAGCGAGTACATGGTCAGGCTCACGGCGGACATCATCTCCAGGACTGAGTTCGACAGTAGCTACGAGAAGGGCAAGCAAATCTTCCACCTCCTCACCCTCCTCCAACCCCTCTGCGCCCAAGCCAGCCGCCACCTGTGCCTTCCCGGTAGCCG GTTCTTTCCAAGCAAGTACAATAGGGAGATAAAGTCACTGAAGATGGAGGTGGAGAGGCTGCTGATGGAGATAATCCAGAGCCGGAGGGACTGCGTAGAGATCGGGCAGAGCAGCTCGCACGGGAACGACCTGCTCGGGATGCTGCTTGATGAGATGCAGAAGAAGAGATCAGGGAGAGGATTCAGCTTGAATCTCCAGCTGATCATGGACGAGTGCAAGACCTTCTTCTTCGCCGGGCACGACACCACAGCGCTGCTGCTGACGTGGACGGTGATGCTTCTCGCCAGCAACCCATCCTGGCAAGAAAGAGTGAGGGAGGAGGTCGCCCAGGTCTGCAATGGTGCCGATCCCTCAGTCGAACACCTCTCCAAGCTCACCCTG TTAAATATGGTGATTAATGAATCACTGAGGCTCTATCCACTAGCCACAGTGCTTCCCCGCACGGCGTTTGAGGACATCAAGTTAGGAGACCTCCACATTCCCAAGGGACTCTCGATTTGGATTCCGGTCCTCGCGATTCACCACAGCGAGGAGTTGTGGGGCAAAGATGCAAACGAGTTCAACCCGGAGCGATTCGCATCGAAGGCTTTTGTGCCGGGCCGGTTCTTACCCTTCGCGATGGGCCCGCGGAACTGCGTCGGTCAATCCTTCGCTCTCATGGAGGCCAAGATCATACTGGCCATGTTGATATCCCGGTTCAGCTTCACGATCTCGGACAGCTACCGCCACGCCCCCGTCATCGTGCTCACCATAAAACCCAAGTACGGGGTTCAAATATGCTTGAAGCCCTTAAACTTGTAG